One genomic window of Vibrio natriegens NBRC 15636 = ATCC 14048 = DSM 759 includes the following:
- a CDS encoding AMP-binding protein, protein MSDQNDTTSRDSENIAQTVLEIVRDLKLELDPEGLSSVSIHLKSDLDHDLCLDSLTRAELITRIESRFDVSLPDHALSSISTPEDIIGEILTAGSSNKTAYLDESAKAIKLDSVHQLPTEVKTLQALLDWHVEHHPKRPHLYVYQNADEVVEVSYKQLKQQALKISAGLIDAGIEAGDCVAIMLPTCTDYFFSFFAILYARAVPVPIYPPARIEHVEDHLNRHASILNNAQAKLLITVPEAKPVAHLLKLQVPSVDAVVTASDLQKDTSFPDMGEAKTDDIAFLQYTSGSTGVPKGVTLTHANLLANIRAMGKVINAKSDDVFVSWLPVYHDMGLIGAWLGSLYHAIPLVIMSPLLFLTKPQRWLWAIHHHRGTLSPAPNFAYELCVSRVKESDLEGLDLSSWRLSWNGAEPVSPQSIQNFSEKYAKYGFKPETMSPVYGLAESSVGLTFPVTVREPRIEYFQRASLSQFGRAVLAQQEDEDTIPFIGLGYPLPEHQIRIVDDLGKELPDGEEGALEFQGPSATQGYYRNPEKTKALYHDGWLVTGDRAFTLGGELFITGRSKDIIIKAGRNIYPHELEQAVGSIDGIRKGCVAAFGSHDAHSGTEKLIVLAESRETSKDKVKQLKRKINKLSLKLLGNPVDDVIIGPPHSIPKTSSGKIRRSACKDLHERGSFAKQHRALWLQTLNLALAGIMPQLRKYMRILLDIGYAAYSWLVLGILAPIVWLLVAVLPNKAMCWKIAQFGAKALMGLTGTKCTIEGKEHLPAGNAPCIFVANHCSYLDGLVIVAVSGLPCRFVAKSELLNNPFTRIFLSKLGTEFVERFDVEKSVVDAKRLAFEAEDCQPMVVFPEGTLYRMSGLHPFHMGAFIAAASSQVPVIPITLRGTRSKLRGNSLFPRRGDISVSIGEPVFPNGNDWNAALELRDKARSEILTHCGEPDMARS, encoded by the coding sequence ATGTCTGACCAAAATGACACTACAAGTAGAGACTCTGAAAACATCGCGCAAACTGTGTTAGAGATCGTTCGGGACCTAAAACTTGAACTAGACCCCGAAGGTCTCTCGTCCGTTTCTATTCACTTAAAAAGTGACCTCGACCATGACCTTTGTTTGGATAGCCTAACGCGTGCTGAGCTAATCACACGCATAGAAAGTCGTTTCGACGTGTCACTTCCGGATCACGCATTGTCCAGCATATCGACACCAGAAGATATTATCGGCGAGATTTTAACGGCAGGATCATCAAATAAAACAGCCTACTTAGATGAGTCGGCGAAAGCGATCAAACTCGACTCAGTCCATCAGTTACCAACTGAGGTCAAAACGCTACAAGCGCTACTCGACTGGCATGTGGAACATCACCCGAAACGCCCCCATCTTTACGTTTATCAAAACGCTGATGAAGTGGTAGAAGTCAGCTATAAACAACTAAAACAACAAGCACTCAAAATCTCCGCTGGGCTAATTGATGCAGGAATTGAAGCTGGGGACTGCGTCGCAATCATGTTGCCAACCTGTACTGACTACTTCTTCAGCTTTTTTGCGATACTTTATGCCAGAGCGGTGCCTGTTCCCATTTATCCACCAGCCCGAATTGAACATGTCGAAGATCATTTGAATCGTCACGCCAGTATTCTCAACAATGCTCAGGCAAAGCTATTGATTACGGTGCCAGAAGCAAAACCTGTCGCCCACTTACTTAAATTACAAGTACCGTCTGTTGATGCCGTCGTTACCGCGAGTGATTTGCAAAAAGACACCAGCTTCCCCGATATGGGTGAAGCTAAAACCGACGATATTGCTTTTTTGCAATACACATCCGGAAGTACGGGTGTACCTAAGGGCGTGACCCTTACCCATGCGAACTTACTCGCTAATATCCGCGCGATGGGTAAAGTCATTAACGCCAAGTCGGACGATGTGTTTGTGAGTTGGCTACCCGTCTACCACGATATGGGACTCATCGGAGCATGGCTTGGTAGCTTGTATCATGCGATCCCTCTGGTGATCATGTCGCCATTGCTCTTCTTAACTAAACCTCAGCGATGGCTATGGGCGATTCATCATCATCGAGGCACCCTTTCTCCCGCACCAAACTTCGCCTATGAGCTTTGTGTTTCTCGAGTGAAGGAAAGCGATCTCGAAGGGCTCGATTTAAGCAGTTGGCGGCTTTCCTGGAACGGCGCAGAGCCCGTGAGTCCACAATCGATCCAAAACTTCTCTGAAAAATACGCCAAGTATGGATTTAAGCCAGAAACCATGTCGCCCGTTTATGGGCTAGCGGAATCGTCGGTCGGGCTGACATTCCCAGTGACCGTCCGCGAACCGCGTATTGAGTATTTCCAAAGAGCATCGTTAAGCCAGTTTGGTCGTGCTGTACTCGCCCAACAGGAAGATGAAGATACCATTCCGTTTATTGGCTTAGGCTACCCACTTCCCGAGCATCAAATTCGTATCGTTGATGATCTGGGCAAAGAATTACCCGATGGAGAAGAAGGCGCACTTGAGTTTCAGGGCCCGTCCGCCACCCAGGGTTACTATCGAAACCCAGAAAAAACCAAAGCGCTGTATCATGATGGTTGGCTGGTAACAGGGGACCGCGCGTTTACATTAGGCGGCGAGCTTTTTATCACCGGACGTAGCAAAGATATCATTATCAAAGCTGGGCGTAATATCTATCCTCATGAGCTGGAACAAGCGGTAGGGAGTATTGATGGTATTCGCAAAGGTTGTGTGGCCGCGTTTGGTAGCCACGACGCGCACTCCGGTACGGAGAAACTGATCGTGTTGGCGGAAAGCCGAGAAACCAGTAAAGACAAAGTAAAACAGCTAAAACGTAAAATTAACAAACTCTCTCTAAAACTACTTGGCAATCCCGTCGATGATGTCATTATCGGCCCGCCTCACTCCATACCAAAAACGTCCAGTGGGAAAATTCGTCGCAGTGCGTGTAAAGATCTGCATGAGCGTGGATCCTTTGCGAAACAACATCGGGCTTTGTGGTTACAAACCCTGAATCTCGCCTTAGCTGGCATCATGCCGCAACTGCGTAAATACATGCGAATCCTTTTAGACATCGGGTACGCGGCCTATTCGTGGTTAGTGTTGGGAATACTTGCTCCTATCGTCTGGTTACTTGTTGCCGTCTTACCCAATAAGGCCATGTGCTGGAAAATAGCCCAGTTTGGTGCCAAAGCGCTCATGGGACTTACTGGCACAAAGTGCACCATCGAAGGAAAGGAACACTTACCAGCAGGAAATGCCCCCTGTATTTTTGTCGCGAATCATTGCAGTTATCTAGATGGGCTGGTGATTGTTGCCGTTTCAGGATTGCCTTGCCGTTTTGTGGCAAAAAGTGAGTTACTCAATAATCCATTTACCAGAATTTTCTTAAGCAAACTCGGCACGGAGTTTGTTGAACGGTTTGATGTGGAAAAAAGCGTGGTGGATGCCAAAAGGCTAGCGTTTGAAGCTGAAGACTGTCAGCCAATGGTCGTATTTCCTGAAGGGACATTATATCGAATGTCTGGCCTTCATCCGTTTCATATGGGCGCCTTTATTGCTGCCGCAAGCTCACAAGTGCCAGTCATCCCGATTACCTTACGTGGTACGCGCTCTAAACTCAGAGGTAACTCTCTTTTCCCACGTAGAGGCGACATCAGTGTAAGCATTGGTGAACCAGTCTTCCCCAATGGTAATGACTGGAACGCAGCGCTTGAACTTCGCGATAAAGCCCGATCAGAGATCCTCACCCACTGTGGTGAGCCAGATATGGCACGCAGTTAG
- the acsA gene encoding acetate--CoA ligase codes for MVKTIFHQTLADNANLQLDPRNAVLSPPLLKGLSEGGLNIGFEALDRHLTQPEHNKLAIRWISKDNEVIDFSYRDLSEQTNRFAYLLSTLDLPRGSRVFSLTGRRPELYIAALGTLKAGCVFTPLFSAFGPEPIRSRMEIGSANVVITTRSLYRKKLKGWWQELDHIKAVLLIDGGADGEPGCYNYHEMMADTNAERPCESTQPEDMALLHFTSGTTGKPKGVIHVHQAVKHHINSAFYALDLKPDDIYWCTADPGWVTGTTYGIIAPLCLGVSMIIDEAEFDAERWYEILQDQHVTVWYTAPTAIRMLMKIGEALPRQFDLSRLRFMASVGEPLNPEAVEWGEKVFGMPFHDNWWQTETGGIMIANVPSRPVKPGSMGKPLPDIEAGIVNQNDDGSLREETEPMQVGELALKSGWPSMFRGYLNQEEKYQSCFRGDWYLSGDLAMKDADGYFWFVGRKDDLIKSSGHLIGPFEVESALMEHPAVAEAGVIGVPDPVAGQIVKAFVALKPNVTADEELQQSLLGLARKRLGAAVAPKEIVFRNNLPKTRSGKIMRRLLKARELGLPEGDISTLESDEQ; via the coding sequence ATGGTTAAAACAATTTTTCACCAAACGCTAGCGGACAATGCCAACCTGCAATTAGATCCACGCAACGCTGTGCTCTCTCCTCCTTTGCTGAAAGGTTTGAGTGAAGGCGGTTTAAACATAGGTTTCGAGGCATTAGATAGACACCTTACCCAACCGGAACATAATAAACTGGCTATTCGTTGGATCAGTAAAGACAACGAGGTCATTGACTTCAGTTACCGCGACCTGAGTGAGCAAACTAACCGCTTTGCATATCTATTATCTACACTCGATTTACCGCGTGGTAGCAGAGTGTTCAGCCTTACGGGTCGCAGGCCAGAACTCTACATTGCGGCGTTAGGAACCCTCAAAGCCGGTTGTGTATTTACTCCACTCTTTTCAGCATTTGGCCCCGAGCCTATCCGCTCCAGAATGGAGATTGGGTCGGCGAATGTCGTCATTACTACTCGCAGCTTATACCGGAAAAAACTCAAAGGCTGGTGGCAGGAGTTGGATCATATTAAAGCGGTATTGCTGATAGATGGTGGCGCTGATGGCGAACCCGGTTGCTACAACTATCACGAGATGATGGCTGATACGAACGCTGAACGCCCATGCGAATCTACACAGCCTGAAGATATGGCGCTACTTCACTTTACCAGCGGCACAACAGGAAAACCTAAGGGTGTCATTCATGTTCATCAGGCCGTAAAGCATCATATTAATTCAGCCTTTTACGCATTAGATCTAAAACCTGATGACATCTATTGGTGTACTGCCGATCCGGGCTGGGTAACGGGCACCACTTACGGCATTATCGCCCCACTCTGTTTGGGCGTAAGCATGATTATTGACGAAGCCGAGTTTGATGCTGAACGTTGGTATGAGATCTTACAGGATCAACATGTGACCGTTTGGTATACCGCGCCAACTGCGATTCGTATGTTGATGAAAATAGGTGAAGCGCTGCCTAGGCAATTCGATTTGTCTCGTTTACGTTTTATGGCCAGCGTTGGCGAACCACTGAATCCTGAAGCGGTTGAATGGGGTGAAAAAGTCTTTGGTATGCCATTTCATGACAACTGGTGGCAGACGGAGACTGGCGGGATCATGATTGCCAATGTTCCTTCGAGACCGGTCAAACCGGGTTCAATGGGCAAACCACTTCCCGATATTGAAGCTGGCATTGTGAATCAAAACGATGACGGTTCCCTACGTGAAGAAACAGAGCCAATGCAAGTCGGAGAGCTCGCGCTCAAATCCGGCTGGCCTTCTATGTTTCGCGGCTATTTAAATCAAGAAGAAAAATATCAGTCCTGCTTTAGAGGCGATTGGTACCTCAGCGGCGATCTCGCGATGAAAGATGCCGACGGCTATTTCTGGTTCGTCGGGCGTAAAGATGACCTTATTAAATCTTCTGGCCACTTGATTGGACCTTTCGAGGTAGAAAGTGCCCTCATGGAGCACCCAGCAGTCGCCGAGGCTGGTGTGATTGGCGTACCCGATCCCGTTGCAGGTCAAATCGTCAAAGCCTTTGTCGCGCTTAAACCTAATGTCACCGCAGATGAAGAACTTCAACAATCGCTGCTTGGTTTAGCTCGCAAACGCCTTGGCGCCGCAGTCGCACCGAAAGAAATCGTCTTTCGTAACAACCTGCCAAAAACACGCAGTGGCAAGATCATGCGCCGCTTACTTAAAGCACGAGAGCTGGGCTTGCCTGAAGGTGATATTTCGACTTTGGAGAGTGATGAACAATGA
- a CDS encoding heme-degrading domain-containing protein, translated as MSKGILSELLEQEAELQLNHFNHGTAWELGCALKSTAEGRSATVFIEVYAFEQVLFSYAMEGSTKDKQDWAKRKRQSVLRFGHSSHYLGHYNASKQRDFDSQPHIDAREYCAHGGAFPIRIKGSGLVGVITVSGLPSEEDHNMVIEVLRAHLDHSQP; from the coding sequence ATGAGTAAAGGCATTTTATCAGAGCTACTAGAGCAAGAAGCGGAATTACAGTTAAATCATTTTAATCATGGCACTGCATGGGAACTCGGCTGCGCATTGAAATCGACAGCGGAGGGACGATCTGCTACCGTTTTTATCGAAGTGTACGCGTTCGAACAAGTGCTGTTTAGTTACGCAATGGAAGGCAGCACCAAAGACAAGCAAGACTGGGCAAAGCGCAAACGTCAATCTGTTCTGCGCTTTGGTCACAGCTCTCATTATCTTGGTCATTACAATGCATCTAAGCAACGTGACTTTGACAGTCAGCCTCATATCGATGCGAGAGAATACTGTGCCCATGGAGGTGCCTTTCCTATTCGTATCAAAGGAAGTGGACTTGTTGGTGTGATCACTGTATCTGGATTACCGTCAGAAGAAGACCACAACATGGTGATTGAGGTACTGAGAGCGCATTTAGATCATTCTCAGCCATAA
- a CDS encoding tetratricopeptide repeat protein, translated as MLNVTLIRLALLTLSLAYPSFCVAEKQDKELAQAYQALANGDYTESFEIFTRLVKENSAEAHFVSALFYKHGWGKVEQDPDKACELFLYAAEKGIPVAQQEYGYCAMNNASDSANERPDDWFKLAYENGVYEAACDIGRLYLGTSWQEQNLPQAIEWCLRAAERSAVKAQVTLGDIYISYSEVFNLERVEFWYTQAINNGSGEAAYKLGTLYLRVVGQKGGDDHANNKALYLMELASSRHIEKAYEPTAKMYWKKLQNSSHDSSKLLAKSYVWAKAAHQVNPTTDTARFLGEIEKELPRQWKEELDFQVEQFNENVPQFK; from the coding sequence ATGCTAAACGTCACCCTGATACGACTTGCTCTGCTTACCCTAAGCTTGGCTTATCCGTCGTTTTGCGTTGCAGAAAAGCAAGATAAGGAATTGGCACAAGCGTATCAGGCACTCGCCAATGGAGACTATACAGAGTCGTTTGAAATTTTTACTCGCCTAGTAAAAGAAAACTCCGCTGAGGCACATTTTGTCTCAGCCTTGTTTTATAAGCATGGGTGGGGAAAGGTAGAGCAAGATCCTGATAAAGCTTGCGAGTTATTTTTGTATGCTGCTGAAAAAGGAATCCCTGTCGCTCAGCAAGAATATGGCTATTGCGCAATGAATAACGCCTCAGACAGTGCAAATGAACGGCCTGACGATTGGTTTAAGCTGGCGTATGAAAATGGTGTCTATGAAGCAGCCTGTGATATCGGACGTTTATATCTGGGCACTAGCTGGCAAGAGCAAAATTTGCCACAAGCAATAGAATGGTGTCTGCGTGCAGCGGAGAGAAGTGCAGTCAAAGCTCAGGTAACACTGGGTGATATTTACATCTCCTATTCGGAAGTATTCAATTTAGAGCGAGTAGAATTTTGGTATACGCAGGCAATAAATAACGGCTCTGGGGAGGCTGCTTATAAACTTGGAACTCTCTATCTTAGAGTTGTCGGTCAAAAAGGTGGCGATGACCACGCCAATAATAAAGCCCTTTATTTGATGGAACTCGCCTCATCTCGTCACATCGAAAAAGCGTATGAACCGACTGCGAAGATGTATTGGAAGAAGTTGCAAAATAGCTCCCATGATAGCTCTAAACTGTTGGCTAAAAGCTATGTATGGGCAAAAGCGGCACACCAAGTTAATCCAACGACTGACACGGCCCGTTTCTTGGGTGAAATTGAAAAGGAGTTACCAAGACAATGGAAGGAGGAGTTAGATTTTCAAGTTGAACAGTTTAATGAAAATGTTCCGCAATTTAAGTAG
- a CDS encoding phage tail protein, which produces MKKFTRKLLVTACVLPSLMFGSNALACSGDGNQLLGSMCAFAGNFAPRGYTLAHGQILSIAQNTALFSILGTTYGGDGRSTFGLPDTRGRALIGWGNGPGLTNYPLGSRGGTESVILSEAQMPSHSHTASTLMSGDIDIDGVIDLHAFSGKSNTKSPAGNALAGAKYATETPDVAMSPDSISFSFVAENNLTASTTVSSAGGSQSHENRMPYIAITWVIALQGIYPSRN; this is translated from the coding sequence ATGAAAAAGTTCACAAGAAAGCTGCTGGTTACTGCGTGTGTATTACCATCATTAATGTTCGGTTCTAATGCGCTAGCTTGCAGCGGCGATGGAAACCAACTCCTTGGCAGTATGTGTGCATTCGCCGGTAATTTTGCTCCGCGCGGATACACCTTAGCCCATGGTCAGATTTTGTCGATCGCACAAAATACAGCGCTGTTCTCTATTTTGGGTACGACCTATGGCGGTGACGGACGCTCAACGTTTGGTTTACCTGATACTCGAGGTCGTGCACTCATCGGATGGGGAAATGGTCCAGGATTGACTAACTATCCACTTGGCTCCCGAGGAGGTACTGAGTCAGTCATCCTTTCCGAGGCTCAAATGCCATCTCACTCTCATACAGCATCGACGTTGATGTCTGGTGATATAGATATTGACGGTGTGATCGATCTTCACGCATTTAGTGGCAAGTCAAACACAAAAAGCCCAGCTGGCAATGCACTTGCCGGAGCAAAATACGCGACTGAGACTCCGGATGTCGCGATGAGCCCGGATTCTATTTCTTTTAGTTTTGTCGCTGAGAATAACCTGACGGCTTCGACAACAGTATCGAGTGCTGGTGGGAGTCAGTCTCACGAAAATCGCATGCCATATATCGCAATAACCTGGGTCATTGCGCTTCAGGGCATTTATCCATCGAGAAATTAA
- a CDS encoding DeoR/GlpR family DNA-binding transcription regulator encodes MTQEERLIEIEAHIKSTGKVTIDEICLKYDISYDSARRDLVKLADHPGILRIRGGAILDDKKVTISFNQRSKSNPIKQNLAAFGASLIKEHDIVFLDAGTTCAALAYHLNEPCSVITNSLEALSELQDKAGIKKCVLGGTFDDFSHAILGDMTIQQIRKYQANKAFIGVSALSESGITTDLETDANLKLAMADQSTQVICIAEDSKFNTQLMFQSCLWSDIDFVVTNRRPPENIAKKMQDHDVELIVLDIESESQSVTL; translated from the coding sequence ATGACGCAAGAAGAACGTTTGATAGAGATAGAAGCTCATATAAAAAGCACAGGTAAAGTCACGATAGACGAGATTTGCCTTAAGTATGACATTTCTTACGATTCAGCCCGAAGAGATCTGGTTAAACTCGCTGACCATCCGGGAATATTGCGCATCAGAGGCGGCGCAATTCTGGATGATAAAAAGGTGACGATTTCCTTTAATCAGAGATCGAAATCCAACCCGATTAAACAAAATCTGGCTGCATTTGGAGCATCACTTATCAAAGAGCATGACATCGTATTTTTAGACGCTGGCACCACTTGTGCCGCGCTGGCGTATCATCTCAATGAGCCTTGCAGTGTGATAACAAATTCACTTGAGGCGCTTAGTGAACTTCAGGATAAGGCTGGTATCAAAAAGTGTGTGCTTGGTGGAACGTTTGATGACTTTTCTCACGCCATACTCGGCGATATGACCATTCAACAGATCAGAAAATATCAGGCAAACAAAGCGTTTATTGGTGTGAGTGCTTTATCTGAATCGGGAATCACAACTGACTTAGAGACGGATGCCAACCTAAAGCTGGCGATGGCAGATCAATCTACTCAGGTTATCTGTATTGCGGAAGACAGTAAGTTCAATACCCAACTGATGTTCCAATCCTGTTTGTGGTCAGATATCGACTTTGTCGTGACTAATCGTCGACCTCCCGAGAATATTGCGAAGAAAATGCAAGACCACGATGTCGAACTTATAGTGCTGGATATAGAATCAGAATCTCAATCCGTTACTCTCTAG
- a CDS encoding oxidoreductase: MTSLPIKTAVIGYGFSAKTFHIPFVSALAEFDLVAISTRNGEAVAKDWPTAQHYASASDLLSSSDAELVIITAPNDVHFDLAKQALENGKHVIIEKPFVTNVSDGEALITLAKEKGLILSVYHNRRWDGDFLTVRKLIEEKRIGELRHFESHFDRFRPEVRQRWREQATDGGGILFDLGSHLIDQALELFGLPDAISAECKMMREGSTNVDYFDVVMHYPNHLAIVHGDLFSAGPNKRFTLKGTEGSYEKLGLDPQEPRLIEGVEPTSPDWADESPDNYGYFYNADNSEAVVTEQGGYQHYFLQMADAIRNKTAPPVSAEDALWNIKLIELAMESSRLGQKLPIKNV, from the coding sequence ATGACTTCATTACCAATCAAAACTGCGGTTATCGGCTACGGATTTTCAGCCAAAACTTTCCATATTCCATTTGTGAGCGCGTTAGCTGAATTCGATCTCGTTGCCATCAGTACCCGTAATGGCGAGGCGGTAGCCAAAGACTGGCCTACCGCACAGCATTATGCTTCGGCGTCAGATTTACTCTCAAGTTCGGATGCAGAACTGGTCATCATTACCGCCCCAAACGATGTGCACTTCGATCTCGCTAAGCAAGCTCTTGAAAATGGCAAACACGTGATCATTGAAAAGCCATTCGTGACCAATGTGTCGGATGGTGAAGCACTTATTACGCTTGCAAAAGAAAAAGGCCTCATTCTAAGTGTTTATCATAACCGTCGTTGGGATGGTGACTTCTTAACCGTTAGGAAATTAATTGAAGAAAAACGCATTGGTGAGCTCCGACATTTTGAGTCACACTTTGACCGCTTCCGACCTGAAGTGCGTCAACGCTGGCGTGAACAGGCTACAGACGGCGGTGGCATTTTGTTTGATTTAGGCTCGCATTTAATTGATCAGGCACTTGAGCTTTTCGGACTTCCTGATGCCATCAGCGCAGAATGTAAGATGATGCGTGAAGGCTCGACAAATGTTGATTATTTTGATGTTGTCATGCACTACCCTAATCACTTAGCTATTGTCCATGGTGATCTCTTTAGTGCCGGACCAAATAAGCGTTTTACCCTGAAAGGGACTGAAGGTAGCTACGAAAAGCTAGGCTTAGACCCTCAGGAACCACGTCTGATAGAAGGTGTTGAGCCAACCAGCCCTGACTGGGCAGATGAATCTCCTGATAATTATGGCTACTTTTATAATGCCGATAACAGTGAAGCCGTGGTCACCGAGCAAGGTGGCTATCAGCACTACTTCTTACAAATGGCGGACGCAATTCGTAATAAAACGGCTCCACCAGTGAGTGCTGAAGATGCTCTATGGAACATCAAGCTGATTGAACTAGCGATGGAAAGCAGCCGTTTGGGTCAAAAATTACCAATTAAGAATGTGTGA
- a CDS encoding electron transfer flavoprotein-ubiquinone oxidoreductase, translating to MEREIMEFDVVIVGAGPAGLSTACRLAQMNQQRQDNPLSICVVEKGSEVGAHILSGAVFETRALDELFPDWQTMEAPLSTSVTSDDFLYLTTSLNHVKVPNALTPKPMHNDESNYIISLGNLCRWLAKQAEELGVEIFPGFAAASINYDQSGAVTGITTGDMGLDKNGNQKANFEAGIELKAKYTVFSEGCRGHLGKELISRFGLDSGKQPQHYALGIKEIWQLPDGDAERAGKVIHSVGWPLSETKTTGGGFVYQMEDNQIAVGLIIDLNYDNTYLSPFDEFQRFKHHPAIKKHLKDAQRVAYGARALAKGGFSSLPKQQFPGGLLIGCDAGTLNVAKIKGSHTAMKSGLLAAEAIDKAIQKASVEPDYQTLFEGSWLYDELVETRNFGANIHKFGSLLGGALSTFEHNVWRPLFNKPLPWKVRDNSHDHEQLKPTSECHRIHYPKPDGKISFDKPSSVFLSGTQHEENQPCHLVLTFPHIPIDVNLGMFDEPSQRYCPAGVYEVIEVDGKTTFQINSSNCVHCKTCDIKDPFQNIAWKTPEGGGGPNYQNM from the coding sequence ATGGAACGAGAAATTATGGAGTTTGACGTCGTGATCGTAGGTGCCGGTCCTGCTGGTTTAAGTACCGCTTGTCGTTTGGCTCAGATGAATCAGCAGCGCCAAGACAATCCGCTATCTATTTGTGTGGTAGAAAAAGGATCCGAAGTCGGAGCCCATATTCTCTCAGGGGCCGTATTTGAAACTCGTGCTCTGGATGAACTTTTTCCTGATTGGCAAACTATGGAAGCGCCACTGTCCACGTCCGTGACAAGTGATGATTTTCTCTATCTAACGACATCACTTAACCATGTCAAAGTACCTAATGCTCTTACTCCCAAGCCGATGCACAACGATGAAAGCAACTACATTATTAGCCTCGGAAACCTTTGCCGTTGGTTGGCAAAACAGGCTGAAGAGCTTGGGGTTGAGATTTTTCCGGGTTTTGCAGCAGCGAGCATCAATTACGACCAATCCGGTGCTGTTACAGGCATTACGACTGGTGATATGGGACTGGATAAAAACGGGAACCAAAAAGCTAACTTTGAAGCGGGCATCGAATTAAAAGCAAAATACACAGTATTCTCCGAAGGCTGCCGTGGACATTTAGGTAAAGAGCTCATCAGTCGGTTTGGCTTGGACTCAGGAAAACAGCCACAGCATTACGCGTTGGGTATAAAGGAAATTTGGCAATTACCTGATGGCGATGCGGAACGAGCAGGGAAAGTTATTCACTCCGTTGGCTGGCCGTTGAGTGAAACGAAAACGACCGGTGGCGGATTTGTTTACCAAATGGAAGACAATCAAATTGCTGTCGGGCTTATCATCGACCTTAACTACGACAATACCTACTTAAGTCCATTTGATGAGTTCCAGCGCTTTAAACACCATCCAGCGATTAAAAAGCACCTCAAAGATGCTCAGCGTGTTGCCTACGGAGCCAGAGCACTGGCGAAAGGCGGCTTTTCTTCGCTTCCTAAACAACAATTTCCCGGCGGACTTTTGATTGGCTGTGATGCTGGCACATTGAACGTCGCTAAGATCAAAGGCAGTCATACGGCGATGAAATCTGGCTTGTTGGCAGCAGAAGCAATCGACAAAGCGATACAAAAGGCTTCAGTTGAGCCTGATTACCAAACGCTATTTGAAGGGTCATGGTTGTATGATGAGCTTGTCGAGACACGCAACTTCGGAGCAAATATTCACAAGTTTGGCAGTCTGCTCGGAGGTGCGCTTTCTACCTTTGAGCATAATGTTTGGCGACCACTGTTTAACAAGCCATTGCCATGGAAAGTTAGAGATAATTCGCATGATCACGAACAACTCAAGCCAACCAGTGAATGTCATCGTATTCACTACCCTAAACCGGACGGAAAAATCAGTTTTGATAAGCCCTCTTCCGTTTTTTTGTCGGGGACGCAACACGAAGAAAATCAACCATGTCATCTCGTTCTAACATTCCCACACATTCCGATAGATGTGAATCTTGGGATGTTTGATGAACCAAGTCAGCGATACTGTCCCGCTGGGGTTTACGAAGTGATTGAAGTCGATGGAAAAACCACATTTCAGATCAACTCGTCAAACTGTGTTCACTGTAAAACCTGCGATATTAAGGATCCATTCCAAAATATTGCCTGGAAAACGCCAGAAGGCGGAGGCGGCCCGAATTATCAGAATATGTAA